The region TCAACATCGCCAACATGCACGTGGGTCGCCGGAACGCTGGCGGCGAGGCGGTGATGGTGTTGACGCTGGACGCGCCACCCCCTGCGGCGGCGGTCGAAGAGATGACCACTGCCGACGGCATCACCGCAGTGAGGCACGTGCGCCTGTGAGACCCTGGACCGTCGGCCGGGCGCACGGTCGACGCCCACGGCGGACGACGAGGACACGCCGATGATCGATCTGAAGCTGCTGCGCGAGCAACCCGACTTGTTTCGCGCGTCGATGCGAAAACGGGGGTTGGACCCGGGGGCGATCGACGAAGTGCTGGCGCTCGACAAGCGGCGCCGAGAAACCCTCGCCCGTGTGGAAGGGCTCCGTGCCCGACAGAAGCGCGCCTCCGATGAGATCCGTCGCCTTGCGGACCCGGAGCGGACGGCGCGGCTCGAGGAGCTGCGGCGCCTGGCCGCCGAGATCAAGGCGGAGGAACCTGCGCTCAACAGTGCCGAGCGCGAGCTGACCGCAGCGCTGCGCACCATCCCCAACCCGCCCCATGCGTCCGTACCGGAGGGCGGCGCCGACGCCGGCCAAACCATCCGGACGGTGGGCATGCCGCCGGCGTTTCCGTTCACCGCGCGGGACCACGTCGAACTCGGCACCCTCCTCGACATCCTCGACGTGGAGCGCAGCGCCAAGACCTCTGGGTCTCGATTCTTCTTTCTGCGGCGCGACGGAGCACTGTTGCAGCTCGCGCTGATCCGCTACGCGGTCGACCAGCTATCGACCGAGGGGTTCGTGCCGACGATCACGCCGGTGCTCGTTCGCCGGGAGAACCTGCTCGGGATGATGGGCGGCGCGCAACTCGACGACCAGATGGTGTACCGTGTGGAGGGAGAAGATCTCGCGTTGACGGGTACGTCGGAAATGGCCCTCGGGACGATGCACGCCGGGGAGGTGCTGGAGGAAACCCAGTTACCGGTCCGGCTCTGCGGCATCTCGACGTGCTTTCGCCGGGAGTCCGGCGCGCACGGCAAGGACACCCGCGGCATCTTCCGGGTACATCAGTTCGACAAGGTGGAGATGTTCTCGTA is a window of bacterium DNA encoding:
- the serS gene encoding serine--tRNA ligase, with the translated sequence MIDLKLLREQPDLFRASMRKRGLDPGAIDEVLALDKRRRETLARVEGLRARQKRASDEIRRLADPERTARLEELRRLAAEIKAEEPALNSAERELTAALRTIPNPPHASVPEGGADAGQTIRTVGMPPAFPFTARDHVELGTLLDILDVERSAKTSGSRFFFLRRDGALLQLALIRYAVDQLSTEGFVPTITPVLVRRENLLGMMGGAQLDDQMVYRVEGEDLALTGTSEMALGTMHAGEVLEETQLPVRLCGISTCFRRESGAHGKDTRGIFRVHQFDKVEMFSYCHPDRSWDEQEFLLSLEERLWQSLDLPYRVVNIAAGDLGDPAARKFDIETWMPGRNGYGETQSCSNCTDFQARAVNVRFRRRDRTGTEFVHTLNGTAVAVPRTIVAILENYQQADGSVTIPEPLVPYMGGLKQIRPRDTTAR